The genomic interval GCACTCATATGCTAAAATAAAAAGTCTTAATGCCTTTTTATTCAATAAATTAGGTTTTTATTTTTGTATAATTTCTTTTAAGTTTTATCATCCTCAGTTATTTTACGAATCACCATACAAGGATTTCCCGCTGCGATTACTCCAGATATCTTTTTTACACATCATACAAATAATCTCTTTGTGCCTGTTCTTTCTCTGTCATAACTACCTACTTTAACTACTAAATATTATTGCCCATCTCTTCTGCAAGTACAAGAGCTCTAGTAGATAATATATCTCCTTTACTGTTAACACCTGGAACAACCAAATGACCTCTATCTGACCATTTTTGATAGTAGGCAATCTGTTTATATGTGCTAATAATACCGCTAAATACAGATTCATCATCATCTGCTCCACAAACCAGAAGCATACTTTCCTTTATATTTAGCTTCTTCTCTCCAATTATAAATGAATAAGTTTTGTCTATGACTGCCTTAAGCTGAGTCGGAAATGAAAACCAATAAAGTGGTGTTATAAAAATGATTGCATCTGCGTTTTCTATAAGAGGAGCAATGCTATTAAAATCGTCATCAAATGAACAAGGCTTTCCTTTACTGTAACAAGTATCACAGGCTTTACACCCCATAATATTTTTTTTGCCAACTTCACATTTAACTACTTCGTGTCCTGCTTTGTTTGCTCCTTTTATAAACGCATCCGCCAATAAATCGCTATTTCCCCCAATTCTTGGACTACCAGTTAATACTAGAATATTCTTTTTCATAGTTCTCATTCTTCCTTTCTTAATTATATCGTTGACACTACTCAAAGTATAATTTATGATATGATATCAGTAAAGTACGTACATTGAGGTTATGTACTAACCTAAAGGGAAGTGTAAAAGTGTCAATTGAAAATTGCAGTCTAACTGGTGTAAATATAAACAATACTGATTTTGGATATACGTTATCACTTATAAACGGTAAATATAAAATGATTATCATGTATTGGCTTGCTGAATATAAGTCAGTTATGAGGTTCAATGAACTCCAACGTTCTATTGGCACAATTTCCTTCAAAACTTTAAGTAAAACACTTAAAGAAATGGAAGATGACCAATTAATAATACGCGAAGAATACCCTCAAATCCCACCAAAAGTCGAATATAGTTTATCAGAACGTGGAAAATCACTCATACCTATCTTAGATATGATGTGTACTTGGGGTGGTAAAAATCGTCTATAAAGCATTTTAGCTTTACGTTGTGTTTTCTTACTAGCATGATAAGAAGCCCTTGACCATATTTCCCTTTTAAATTTTGCCATTTTGTCTACATACAAATTGCCATTATTTTAGTGACTTCACTGGCATTTTGTGTTTTAAATACGTAGTCAATTAGTAAGTTTTGACTATAATTCATATCTAATGTTAATGTCATTATGTAAGTTAGGAAAGTTCTCATCTATATATTTAAGCAATTTATCTTTCATTTGCGTCCTCCATTGTAGAATAAACGTTCTACTGATTGATTCCACCGCTTTCTTTAACTGGCTTACGTATGCAATTTGGCAATAATTCGTTCAGCAATCAATAAACAGTCTTTTTCGCTCCGTTTAAACATATCGTCAAAACACCGTACAAAAATTTGATAGATTCCTCTTCCTAGTTCTTGTGTACTATTTATCTCCTGAAGTAGGTTTACGATTTTAAGAATTTCCAACTTATACTCATCTCTTGGAGCAAGGGGTAAGAGGTTTATCGGGTCCCATTCATTAATAACTTCTTCCACGAGCTTGTATGTATTCATATATACGCCTTCCATTTTAACTATTTTCCTTTATATATATTTTCACGTCTATTTTAGAATCAAATCAATATTATCATGGCTTTGAATTATCTGAATAATTAATTCAAATAATGTATTACCATTCTTTCGTTTAGCGAATTCTAACAGAGAGTTTATTTTATCAATATTTGTAGGATGGCATCTGATTAACATTTCTTCATAATGTTTAATAGTAGCATCATATCCTAAATCCTTTTTACTTTTTTCAGCATTTTCCCATGTTATAATAATTGGTTCCCCGTATTCATGTATACCGAAACCTCCGTGTAATAAATCATTTAAAGCATCGAAATTATGTCCTGTTTTCCACGTCAACTCTTTTGTAAATTTTTTGTCAATTTCAAGATAGAATCCCTCAACATCATTGAACTTGCTTCCATCTATAACAATTTCCTTTTTCTTCATATATGCCTCCCGATAAGCTCGATTCCAAGTACTACCTCTAACTGTTTATTTAACATTAGCCAAATAGTAAATATATCCTGCAAATAAAAAACCAGCATCGTCAAAATGCTGGTTTTTTCTCATATAACTATGAATAAATTAGTTCCATCAGCCGACATGGCACCAATGAGATGTATCTGTATAACCTTTTTATCAGCAACGTAAATAAAGTTTTATTTACGGGTTGTACACCGTTATGACTTCTTTATTTTTGAATCTTGATCGCCAGTTCTCGATTGTCAACGGCAATCCGTTAAAGCGCTTGGAGTTGGTAAAATATCTGACCTTGTCGCCTTGGATAACGCCAGCCCACATTTCTCCGTCCGCAGTCCTCATAATAATTCCTTCCATGCATGTAAACAATCCTCTTACTCCTCCCATATACACCGACGCACCGACCTGATCAAGGTCCTTTTCT from Pelosinus sp. IPA-1 carries:
- a CDS encoding barstar family protein, which translates into the protein MKKKEIVIDGSKFNDVEGFYLEIDKKFTKELTWKTGHNFDALNDLLHGGFGIHEYGEPIIITWENAEKSKKDLGYDATIKHYEEMLIRCHPTNIDKINSLLEFAKRKNGNTLFELIIQIIQSHDNIDLILK
- a CDS encoding flavodoxin family protein gives rise to the protein MKKNILVLTGSPRIGGNSDLLADAFIKGANKAGHEVVKCEVGKKNIMGCKACDTCYSKGKPCSFDDDFNSIAPLIENADAIIFITPLYWFSFPTQLKAVIDKTYSFIIGEKKLNIKESMLLVCGADDDESVFSGIISTYKQIAYYQKWSDRGHLVVPGVNSKGDILSTRALVLAEEMGNNI
- a CDS encoding DUF1871 family protein; translated protein: MNTYKLVEEVINEWDPINLLPLAPRDEYKLEILKIVNLLQEINSTQELGRGIYQIFVRCFDDMFKRSEKDCLLIAERIIAKLHT
- a CDS encoding helix-turn-helix domain-containing protein, translating into MSIENCSLTGVNINNTDFGYTLSLINGKYKMIIMYWLAEYKSVMRFNELQRSIGTISFKTLSKTLKEMEDDQLIIREEYPQIPPKVEYSLSERGKSLIPILDMMCTWGGKNRL